From the Devosia sp. FJ2-5-3 genome, the window CCGCCAGTTTCGACCAGAAGGCCGCATAGTCGGCAGAGGCCCCATAGTCGGCATCGAGAAACATCGAGTGGTGGCGCCCGACGATTTCTGACAGCTGGTAGCCCATGATCGAGAGGAAGTTGGAATTGGCATCCTTGATCGTGCCATCCGGTGCGAATTCGATGAAGGCCTGCGACCGGCTCAACGCCGCCGATAGTTCGATGGCCTTCGCGCCCTTGCTTTCCCTATTCCAGCGAAAAAAATCAAAGCCCATTAAATCTGCGTCCTAATTTGCCAGGCACCTGAACTGCTCTCGGAGCCGATGACAGGCCGTATTCGCCCGTCGCCAGGAAAAGGCAGCAGGCCGCGTGCATGGGGTGGGGAGATATTTCGCTGGATATACGTGCTCGCCGAGCGCGCAGATCGAAATCGATCTCATCATCGCGAACAGATAGCTAACACTTCGTCACCGGGCCAAGGATGGGCGAGCTTCGGCACCGCGCGGGCCATATTGCCCGCTCCATCAAAACTCTCGCCTTGCCCACCCGTCCCATATGAAACCTTTGCCCCCTCGTCCGGCTTTAACTGGACAGTGCAAGGAGTTTTGCCATGACCTTTCCAGCAGATCCCGCGCAACGGCAGCCCAAGGGCGATCACAATCGTCGCCTCGCCCTTGGTCTGGAGCCGGAGGCTTTGGCCGCCGAGGCGGGAATAAGTGTCGAAGACCTGCGCAAATATGAGCGGACGGGGCCGGATGAAGATTTCGACCTCGACGTGGCCCAGCGCGTCGGCGCCGCCCTCGAACGCATCGAGGCCAATCCACCACCGACCCAGTCCGTCATCACCTGAAGCCCCTTCGGGCATGATCCTTGGCTCCGCCTTCCCCAAGACATCGCGGCAGGCGGGGCCGATTTGCGTGCGGCCGGCCTGCGGGTGGCCATGGAGGGCGAAAAATGGACCAGGGCGTGACGGAACTCGATTGGCAGCGCCTGCTGATCGGCGACGATTCTTCGGTGATCTACCTCGAAATTTTTGTCCGCACCCTCATCATCTATGGTTATACGCTGGTGCTGCTGCGCTGGCTCGGCGGGCGCGCCATCGGCCAATTGTCCACTGTGGAATTCCTCCTCGTCATCGCCCTGGGGTCGGCGGTGGGCGACGCCATGTTCTATCCCGAAGTTCCCCTTCTCCATGCCATGGCGGTGGTGACCCTGGTCGTGCTGGCCAATAAGGGGCTGGACATGGCCATGGCGCGCAACCGGGGCATCGAGCGGGCCATTGACGGGGTGCCCAAGGAGGCGGTTCGCGAGGGGATAATCCTCAGCCATTTCCTCGATGGCAAGGCGCTGACCACCAGCGAACTGGCCCAGCAATTGCGCCAGCACGGCATTGAGCATCTGGGACAGGTCGAACATGCCTATGTCGAAACGGACGGCGTCCTGACCGTGTTCAAGAGTGCGCCCCATGCCCGACCCGGCCTTCCCATCGTGCCGCCCTGGGAGATCGAGCGACCCCTCATCGTCTCCGCAATGGCGGAAGGCGGAGAGAGTTTGGCCTGCATGCGGTGCGGCTGTCTCGTCACCCGCCCCCACAGGGCGCCCTGCCCCAATTGCGGGCACGATCAATGGACCCTCGCCCGCGCTGGCGCCTTATCCTGACCGGTCGGGTTATTTTGAACACGACCGGGCGAAATCAGGGCCAAATAGCCCGTAAAACCGGGCTTTCGGCCGTAAAACCACGCGAGCCTTGACTTGGCCGTATTTGAGGTAGAGTATAGCGATATACGTTTTCTGCCCCTGTTGGCGACCTGATCTGACCGAGTTTGTCGGTTACTTAGCTTTCCTCCCGATTTGCGAACGTTTTAGGCTCCAGTCGCATGTGCGGCGGAGAAACTGCTCGTTTGCATTCACTCGAGCGAAACGCTGAGAAGCTATTATGATCAACGGCACCGTCAAGTTCTACAATTCCACCAAGGGCTTTGGCTTTATCTCCCCCGATGACGGCGGCAAGGATGCATTCGTGCATGTTTCTGCGCTCGAGCGCGGCGGGATTTCGGATCTGGCTGATGGCCAGAAGGTTTCCTACGACCTTGAAAAGGGTCGCGATGGTCGCGAATCCGCGATCAATCTGCAGGCAGCCTAATTCGTCTCTTCGCGGGGACCCAAGGTCCCCGCCCCCAAACGGGAGCATTTCGTGTTGCATCGCTACAAAGTCGGCCAGATCCTGGAACTCCGCTCTGCCCCACGGCACAGCAACCGGCCAGCCGGTACTTGCGAAGTGATCAATTGCCTCCCACATGAGTCTGGCCCGGTTCTCTACCGGGTCAAATCCTGGAACGAGCGGATCGAGCGGGTGGTCGAAGAAGTCGACCTGACCCCGAGCGAAACCAGCAAAAGCGCTTCCAGCGAAACCGAACGCGTTTTCGACATCGCCATTTCCAAGAAATAGCGCTGTCGGGGCTGCCTGAGGCAGCCAAACCAGTTTCCGCCCCCAAATCCATGCGCTTCGAGCGCAGGCGGGCGGATCAACCGGCGCCCACTCGTCATGAGCCTGTCAAAAATGACGCTTACGAGTTGGGGACGCCGCAAGGGTGCCTGAACGGCACCACCAACCGCCAGCGCCAAAGGCGCTGAGACAAGACCGGCTCAAGCCGGCAGAAAGACTGAAAACATGAACACTCAAATGCTTCACGCGCCGGGAGAACTTTTCCTCGGCAGCGACGCCGCCACCGCCATTGCGCAGGGCTCGCGTCATTTTCGCCGTGCCGACAAGGCTGTGCGCTTTGCCATGGAACATGCCGCGCCGGTCAGCCTGCGCGGCGCCATGCTCAAGATCGGCAACCGCACGCTCGGCCCGTCCGAAATCCGCTCGCTGCATCGCCAGCTGAGCCTGTAGTCCATAAAACTATGCTGAAGAGCGGGGTCCCTTATCGTCCAATCCGGGCGGTGAGGGGCCCCGCGCCCGTTTGGGCCGTCGCTGCGGCCGTCCCGGCCCACATGGCGAGGGTCTTTGCTGGGCAAAGTCTCGGCGCATGGGGCGGTACAATAGCAATCGGGCCGTTCCCTGTTGCCAGGGTTCGGCCAGTACAATCGCTTGGCGAAAGGCTTATTGCGGGCGCGGAGAAGAACCGGGGCGCGGGGCGCGGGCCGGTGCCTTCGGCGCTGCGATCAGGCCTTCACGGATAGCCTGCTTGCGTGCTGCCTTGCGGGCGCGACGAACGGCTTCAGCCTTTTCGCGCACGCGAGCCTCGGAGGGCTTTTCGAAGTACTTACGGAGCTTCATCTCCCGGAACACGCCTTCGCGCTGAAGAC encodes:
- a CDS encoding YetF domain-containing protein; this encodes MDQGVTELDWQRLLIGDDSSVIYLEIFVRTLIIYGYTLVLLRWLGGRAIGQLSTVEFLLVIALGSAVGDAMFYPEVPLLHAMAVVTLVVLANKGLDMAMARNRGIERAIDGVPKEAVREGIILSHFLDGKALTTSELAQQLRQHGIEHLGQVEHAYVETDGVLTVFKSAPHARPGLPIVPPWEIERPLIVSAMAEGGESLACMRCGCLVTRPHRAPCPNCGHDQWTLARAGALS
- a CDS encoding cold-shock protein; the protein is MINGTVKFYNSTKGFGFISPDDGGKDAFVHVSALERGGISDLADGQKVSYDLEKGRDGRESAINLQAA
- the rpsU gene encoding 30S ribosomal protein S21, encoding MQVQVRDNNVEQALRVLKKRLQREGVFREMKLRKYFEKPSEARVREKAEAVRRARKAARKQAIREGLIAAPKAPARAPRPGSSPRPQ